One Magnolia sinica isolate HGM2019 chromosome 2, MsV1, whole genome shotgun sequence genomic window, ATATACTAGCATATCTAGAATAATCATCTACGAATATTACATAAAGTATACTCTAATATATTCAGAATAATTGTCTACGAATGTTAATATTACATTTTACCTCctttagacatgtgatttctaaaatcacccaAGTAactatttattaattttaataattcaaaacttctgttaaTAGATTTAAAGGATTTTCTTACAACTTAAATTCTATATAAGTTTCACGTTTTTTGAAGTTATCAACTGAGATGTCAGGTAGTAATCCTATTCGTTTTAttctttttaagaattttacGTTCACGTGTCTTAATCTACGATGTCATAATGAAAGAGATTTAACAATATAAGCAAAATTTGATGAcatcttattattattttcataagAAACATTTATAATGAACAATCGATTACTACAGTAATCATTTTCAATGAAAGGTTGCATTCTtggtcattacaagcttatcagAATCAAATAGTAGTTTAATAACACCCTtgttgaggagtgaaccagagattAAGTTACAATGAATGTCAGGAACATGCAGCACATTTTTAGCATTAAAATATTTCCCAATGTGAGATTTAAAATAACATTTCTTTTTCCAACATTTAGAGAGGATCGAACATTTCTCTTGAATACTTGTTCCTCATATCATGTCGCTttataggaggtaaacatgctcaTATCCTTACATACAAGCCGAGTTGCCCTGATGTCTAATATCCATTTCATGGTTACTAGAAATACTTCGAACACTACAACGATAACCACTGGATTTTCTTCAGCTTTAACAAGATTGACTTGGgattttatattctttttcttattcattttcataatgttcagttttcttAGAGTAATTACAAAGCTCATTTTTTCTTGAATTTaccatttgttttcttttttatcacACACACCTTAGAGTGATATACAGACTTTTCCCGattataagaatttttttttctttttgccctTTTGTGCTTGATTTGTTTCTACTAGGTTAGCTTTTGAAACTGACccatttgaattttcaatttgatctTCGTTTCTTTTAGTCTCATCTATTCTTATGTGTACGAATACATTTGCTAAAGAAATACTATTTTTCTTATGTTTCATTCTAATTTTGTATTCTTTCTAAGAAAGAAGTAGCTTTTCAATCaactctcataacaagcatacttCATCCATTTTCATTCCATCAATGATCAATTTATTTACTAGATTCTAATATTCATAAATCTGGTTCGTAATAAGTTTATTGTCTGTCATTTTCAAATAAAGGAAGTTTGCGATAGTGTGTTTCTTAGATACCACATCTTTAAggacattttttttctaatgcgGTCCAAATGTCGTTAACATTATAAAAAACATAGATGTCTTATAATTCATTGGACATGGTATTCAGGATGTAATGTTTATAGTTATTGACATCTTTAAATTTATTTTCATCGGTTGGATCAAATATAAATGAATACGAAAGAATATAAAAAAATCTTTAATGTTTTAAGTGCGAAACTGATTTTTTTGTTTccatcttttaaaattttgtctAGCAAACGGTTTGATTTTGGACAGTTCAGTCGTAGGGTTGGTTGTGATGGTGGCCATGGAATACAATAGAGCTCTGGTTGTAACTCAATGTTCAACTAGCTAGAGAAATAGTTGAACACTAGTtacagaaagaaaaggaagaaaacttttctttttcaattatTGAATAAGATTTCTAATATTTTCaacaattgaatatttgattttaagattgttagaaatAATGTATTGAAAATAGTAGATAACATtcggaaaaagaaaattaaataatgtAATAAAGTAAGaagagattatttatttatttgaatcgAGGCGTGCCTAGGTCACTTGGCTTGAAAGTAAACATGACCTCATTGGACCGCGTTCCAAGTACAACAAAAACCTTGGATAGTTGGCATCCAGGATATAACGATTATGATCCGGTCTCAACAGTGTACTCGTTGTACACGAGCTCAAACCAGTGTACAGAACTTAACCGAAGTAAGTTAACTCGAAACTCGGTTGACAAAACAACACTGAACTATAGATGAATTTTAAAGAACCAGAGAGAAATCATCGGTTTTTAATTAATTCGTAAAAGGAGTAGGTCTATATGTAGACCATGATTAGGTGCTTAAAGCATCGTTTCAAATGGGTTAGGATCGTTGGGTTTGAACCTAACTGGTACAATCACTCGAACAGACATGTCTCTATTTTGAAATTCGTACAAAACTGATAGGTGTGATCAGTATACTTGTGGAATGCAGAACAAAACCGTTAGTTCGAGTGTACTCTTGGACTCAGACTTGACCCAACGCGTACATGCCCATGGCTATGTCTCGGCTCGGCGTGCATGTGTGGTCAATGGTATAGGCTTGGGCTAATAGCATAGCCCTCCATTGTATCAAATTCATATAGCCTTGAGAAGGGGCTTAAGCTCCGTGCAAAAATCATTtcttatatatttaaatttttctATGGTCTTTTCAAATGTAAGACGAGAAATACACGGTTtaaaaaaacacttataaaaagaaaaaagaacatgataaaataaaataaaataaaataaaaattttaatacaaCACCCTTATTATTGGGAACTGGGTTTACCTTTTTAATTATTCATGATTTCACGGGATCTAATCTCATTCGGTGTTAAATAGTAGGCCCGCACTTGTCATGACCAAGAAGGCAAGTATTCTCTCGGGGGACTCAGGTCAAGGATAATTTCTTCTCAAAGTCTAATCATAGTGTAAAAGTCAGGTTTGGACGATGCAGTGTCATATCACCCCACATCGCAACGTGTAACCAGGGATAACGAAGTCTATCATCTCAATGTAATATCATACATGAATTGAGCCAAGGAGCATGTAAATGCTTAGAGGGAAGATCGGGCCCACCTCTGAGCTTTGATCAGACGGTGCTGGGAagcaatggatggtctagaacgAGTCGCGTGCCTTGTTTGTATCCAATCTGTTTTTTCCTGAAGAAACTCCTCATCACGATTAACCGGACGGTGTAAACTGAAAGTTCACAGGCATGAGGAAGAGACGGGGGAGTGCGTTTGTACTACAGATATCTTTTCGtatcaatcaaaggagagaatTGATCACACACAGCCATTTCTTTCTCACCAATCCCACCAACGTGTCGCACGTATATCAGTTGAGATCCATGCAAAAAGTAGGCTAACGGCCTCCGatccattcattaagtgggccagcACCAGTACACTGAATCATACCATTGGCTTCCCATTGATTTTTTATAACGTCGAAGCTTGATCAGTGGACTACTGATTTTCAATAGCACATGGAGTATTGGCTTGATCGATGGACCACTGATTTTCATAGCACACGAGTATCATCTTCCTGCACATCTTTTTGCACGATTCACACATTCTGCACGTATAAAAAGTTGGCAGTCAACGTGCCTCATCTTTTGCACGGATGGAATGTCCCACGCATGTgacatgttggcaggaaagattCCACGCATGTGACTGTTGGCAGGAAAGACATGACATGTTGTTATCATCAATATATCCTCCCACAATAATTTGATTTTCGCTGTACCAATAGATCCCATACAAGGATGGGATATAACCTTACAGAATCACAttaattggacaatcctaacaaTTCCATTTGAGAGGCTTATGGGTAAAGAAAATTATTTACCATATGTAAAACCCACCAAAGCTCCTTtggagaaaaaacaaaaaacaaaaaacaaaccaaGGGTTAGAATTATCTAATTAGTGTGAATTTTGAGATATGGCCCATTGAAGATAGGGCTTGTGTGATGATCGGTCCAACGAGCTTTTTCTACTTTCAGATCATTACTGCTGAGAGGCTGATAGTGGGTATAATCTAACATAAAAGTTGGATATCTGCTTCAAGATATTACTAGGTAAATATACCTTTCCAACCCCCTAaaaatggatgacatagatatcgTTCTGCCTCAAGAAGAAACCCAATTGGGTGGGGATTCCCGAATGACATGCCAAGTAAACAGAAGCAGGTTTTCTTGTAAGTGCCCTATCATGAAGAGAAATGTCAGGCATTGTGTAGTGAGATTTTCAACAAGTCTCAGGTGGATAAAGATCACTGGAAAACAACAAACCTGTCCAAAAAGGTCATCTACTTCAAAGTCAGTTTAATTAAAACAAGGGGGGAAAAATCAACAGAAACCAGAAAGGTCAGAGTACAAAACAACCAACAAAACTCAGAAACGAGTTCTTCAAATCTCACACTCAAAAATCTAATGATCAATGTCACTCGGCCGGCTGATCGATCTCAGCATAAGCAGACTCAAGGTGCGCTTGTTCAGCTTCCTGCACCTCCTTCTCTGTCTTCCTTCCCTTCTTGCACTTGTAGTAAACACTCATGAAAGTTCCGACGGCTCCATACTTCCTACGGCAATGCTCGTAGAGTGTAGCATCAAACATGCGCCAGAAGTTCTTCTCGCTCAGCTCAGAGACAGCGTACTGTGGCTGGAACCCGTGGTTCTCAATCAACCAATTCTCCATCCTGCGAACAGCTTCAGCACCATCAAACTCCTCACCTCTCAGAACGGGCCCTGGAGCATAGTAGATGCCAACATCTGTGTACATCTGGGCATATCCAGTGTCTCCCTGCCTGCATTCGAGCTCGAAGCCATGTTCCGGATATACCATGGTTTTCATCGGAAGCTTGTACAGCTTGTGGGGGCAGAGCCAGATGGGATATACCTGGAAAATAACAAGAAACGTACTACCGGTAGAATGCAGAGCACAGCAGCTGAATGTGAAAGGAAATTCGATATTTTCTACAAATTTGATATTCTTATAGCACCTACAGATGCATGTTAATAGACATCAATATAAACAGTTGGGTCTGCATATTTATCTTATATATAAATTTATACAAAAGATCATGCCATAACATTACTCCcatatgttttcttcttcttttatgtgTCTACACTTTCTGCCAAAATGAACTGCACTGATTTTTGTCTTCAGTTTTCATGTTTTAGACTTTCACTTTTACCTGTAAACTTGCATTTGTACTTGTATTATTTAGTTTACATTTGTCATTTTACATCATTATGTAATTATAATGATAGCTACCTCAACTACGCCTAGCACTTACATGCCAGCCAATGCCAAGCCCAGGTAAAAAAGGAAAGTTGACATCAGGTGGGCAGCCAGTCATCAAACTtatgccaagcaatcatgagGATTGCCGTTTGAATTTGAATTGTCAACTAGACATGATCCATAAAGCCAAGACAAATAACTGGACAAGGCTACAAGGATGGTTTATTTTCTTCTACTTATTCTTTGGGATCTGTAGTACAGACTAAATCAGGTAGTTGTGGATTGTTTTCCTTAGTTGACTCACAGACACCCAATTCCATGTCTGGATTGTCTCCAAAGAAAGCCAGAAAGAAACAGCACTTTAGCATGAAGAATGTAAATCTTAACACATGTTGGGTGAGAATGTGCCCACACGCCCTTTGATTCATTCACGTGGGCAGTCAACCAACTAGAGAAAGGGCAGGGCTGTTACTTGGATGTGAAAGTTCCACCACCCACATGAACCAAAGGGAATCTGACATCTTTCTGCTCATAACATCTGTCTGGGATTCGCATCCATCCAGTAATTTAAAGGAAGTACAATGTGGTCCTCTCATGGAAATCATAACATTTAAGGTGTCCCTTAAAAGCATAGAAAACcaataggaaaaaaaagaaaaaagaaaaaagaaaaaaaaggtctgGCCTCAAGAAAAGCGAAGAACTAAGAAATAAGAACTCATTAAGAAAACCAGAATGACATGATGCATCTTTTCAACTCGAGTAACGCATATGGAGTGTCGAGAGAGGCAATAAGAGATAAAAACAATCTCCAACTAAAATCATGgcaaagggtgagatttgagatcTAAATCAAAGAAGAAACAGACAGATCACTATTTACAAAAGGAAAATTAATAATCACAAAGCGAGAGAACACACCTCCATTTCACGGTGAGCCCACTCTAAGGCAGCGCCAACCTTATACAGAGGAACCAACATATCCTGGATAACATGCATCTCATGGTAGTAGTTCCTGATAGCTTCGCCCTGAGTGGCCTTGAGCAGGGAAACCTTGGGGGGCATCAACCACCCCAGAGTCCAACGGAACCAGCACTGGTCTGCAAACGGAAGGATCAGCTTCCCCTCCCAGTACAAACACCTGGTGTGCCTGTGATAATATTCCCTGGTAGGAATGTATTCCACAAACTCACCCTTCTTGAGTGCCTTCTGAGCATGCTGGTAGAACCAGGGTTTGAACCACCACCCGACACTGTTAATTACATTTCCCTTCTTCTTTGCCTCCTCCTGTGAAGCATACCTTCCGGTCATGCACACACCTTCAGTAGGGGTATAGATCATTGTCTCAACAAAATCTGGAACCTTTGCTGGGTTATCCTGATCCCTATCTCTGGGTGCAAATGAGTCAATGTATGCCTGTGCAAGGTCCCTCAAATTACCCTTCACAGGTTTGTAGGTCAGCTTCATGTATTCTTTAACGGGTATGAGCTTGATCTCAGCTGAAACCAAAAGCCCTAGCGTTCCCTGAGACCAAGGAATCGCATAGAAGAGGTCGGAGTACTCGTTATCCTTTGTTGCTCTAACCACGCGCCCATCTGCGAGTACAATTTCATAGGCAACGACTGTGTCAGAGAAAAGGCCATAAAGGTGTGAGCTTCCTTCGATTCCATAGCCATTGATGAGACCTCCAACAGTGAGATCGTCGAGCTCTGCAACTACAGCGAGAGCAAGATTCATGGGGACCGTAACTCTTGTAATCTGACCCATGTTAACTAGGGGCTCCACCTTAGCAATCATTCTTTCTTTGTCAATGTGAAGAATGTTTCTGAATTCTGAGAGGTCAACCTCAAAATGCCTTGCACGTTTGTAATCAACATTTCGCATGCCAACAGCAATATATGGTTTCCTGGCTGTGCAAACAAGGCCATCTTTCGATGGGTTTCTCTGCTTGAGGCGATTCACAACTTTCTTAACATTCGCGTCATGTTCCTTCTGACGGCGCTCGAATGATTTCCAGTCAGATCTTTTATCCCCGAGATAGGTAAGGAAGTAGATGGTAAAAGAGATAGGAAGGACGACAAAGATGACAATGATCCAACGGAAATTGACAAAGTAATCTACCcagatcttcttcctttttgGGCGCAGCGGCGCCTCCAAA contains:
- the LOC131236860 gene encoding delta(24)-sterol reductase, with amino-acid sequence MSDLEAPLRPKRKKIWVDYFVNFRWIIVIFVVLPISFTIYFLTYLGDKRSDWKSFERRQKEHDANVKKVVNRLKQRNPSKDGLVCTARKPYIAVGMRNVDYKRARHFEVDLSEFRNILHIDKERMIAKVEPLVNMGQITRVTVPMNLALAVVAELDDLTVGGLINGYGIEGSSHLYGLFSDTVVAYEIVLADGRVVRATKDNEYSDLFYAIPWSQGTLGLLVSAEIKLIPVKEYMKLTYKPVKGNLRDLAQAYIDSFAPRDRDQDNPAKVPDFVETMIYTPTEGVCMTGRYASQEEAKKKGNVINSVGWWFKPWFYQHAQKALKKGEFVEYIPTREYYHRHTRCLYWEGKLILPFADQCWFRWTLGWLMPPKVSLLKATQGEAIRNYYHEMHVIQDMLVPLYKVGAALEWAHREMEVYPIWLCPHKLYKLPMKTMVYPEHGFELECRQGDTGYAQMYTDVGIYYAPGPVLRGEEFDGAEAVRRMENWLIENHGFQPQYAVSELSEKNFWRMFDATLYEHCRRKYGAVGTFMSVYYKCKKGRKTEKEVQEAEQAHLESAYAEIDQPAE